The following coding sequences lie in one Myxococcus xanthus genomic window:
- a CDS encoding SDR family NAD(P)-dependent oxidoreductase, producing the protein MREGEGSEARQWALILGASSGTGAAIAEAVTRKPGLNVFGVHRGRYAEGAVQLEQRVRDAGGLGVMWQADASSPEAAEAGVAALREVAGPRSVKLFVHSIAGASVGRFLSEGEDRLHARRIRRTFDTMAHSFVFWAQALVNEDMLAPEARLLGLQNPLDETHLGNTGLISASKAALEMYVRYLAMELGPRGHRVNLLKFGTVMTPALKHVYSPGALARLEAAHARMNPAGRMGTVEDVARFVTVLAGEEAGWFNGATIDFTGGMTLRLLDLVLNP; encoded by the coding sequence ATGAGGGAAGGTGAGGGTTCCGAGGCGCGACAGTGGGCGCTCATCCTGGGAGCTTCGTCTGGCACGGGCGCGGCCATCGCGGAGGCGGTGACTCGGAAGCCCGGGTTGAATGTCTTCGGTGTCCACCGGGGCCGGTACGCGGAAGGTGCCGTGCAGTTGGAGCAGCGGGTGCGGGACGCCGGTGGACTCGGTGTGATGTGGCAGGCGGACGCGTCGTCTCCAGAGGCTGCTGAGGCAGGCGTGGCGGCGCTGCGGGAAGTCGCCGGGCCCCGGAGCGTGAAGCTCTTCGTGCATTCGATTGCGGGGGCATCGGTGGGGCGATTCCTGTCCGAGGGCGAGGACCGGCTGCACGCGCGGCGCATCCGCCGGACCTTCGACACGATGGCGCACTCGTTTGTCTTCTGGGCGCAGGCCCTGGTGAATGAAGACATGTTGGCGCCGGAGGCCCGGCTTCTCGGTCTACAAAACCCGCTGGATGAAACGCACCTGGGGAACACAGGACTCATCAGCGCGTCGAAGGCGGCGCTGGAGATGTACGTGCGCTACCTCGCCATGGAGCTGGGCCCGCGAGGACACCGCGTCAACCTGCTGAAGTTCGGCACGGTGATGACGCCCGCGCTGAAGCACGTGTACTCGCCCGGGGCCCTGGCGCGCCTGGAGGCGGCCCACGCGAGGATGAATCCCGCGGGACGCATGGGCACCGTGGAGGACGTGGCCCGCTTCGTCACGGTGCTCGCCGGCGAGGAGGCGGGCTGGTTCAACGGCGCCACCATCGACTTCACCGGTGGGATGACGCTGCGGCTGTTGGACCTGGTGCTGAATCCGTGA
- a CDS encoding patatin-like phospholipase family protein, producing MSHFPSRDDRRRQRLYALKRAPGLRHHGNTALLQLLGKGQDVSWARGQVLCREGEPPEGFSLLLEGELEVMRGDALLMTLQPGTPLGLEALSSGSNAFTIRATTDSEGLFFPKDAVASLLHAPTGVQERPRPPAEVIAFESNVRGAPLASLIELVAKVIHRDFGDRVLLLRSAPGGHDAPVTKGADGVLRATLPPAEAGGPGLLTPSVLQRLTAEHGLHYVLLDGCGVADVGMTGKTARLVTTLDARQTSAPRVLPTVVVDPRRASRESALSGQSLHPQWLPPCPLRLSLDRMARVLVDDRPLDTTMLSPAEQDALSRWARALTHRRVGLALSGGGVWGFYHVHILRWLVSQGVPIDIVSGASMGSLVGAYFCGSALDGHDGLEGLRRLEERAMSRQLTLAATAAIVTTYSLERFVEQDLGRLCLEELAIRFLPVTTDLTSGDCVALEQGPVALGVRASGSAPGIWGPTVVPPARYVDGAFTSMVPAHVLLNAGADVIFSSNIFPFGVRHASPQRRSGLGRFLAGLNPVARALDLAASGVLLLHRSGDVESLLADVRYDIQSAEAPLLTAMEFTKARDILGRAAADASLAKRLEEMKQHWLQVKARGARAHAHPGGQQAA from the coding sequence ATGTCTCACTTCCCGTCACGCGACGACCGGCGGCGCCAGCGGCTGTATGCGCTCAAGCGTGCGCCCGGGCTCCGTCACCATGGCAACACCGCGCTGCTCCAACTGCTGGGCAAGGGCCAGGACGTGTCCTGGGCTCGCGGCCAGGTGCTGTGCCGGGAAGGCGAGCCCCCCGAGGGCTTCTCCCTCCTCCTGGAGGGCGAGTTGGAGGTCATGCGCGGTGACGCGCTCCTGATGACGCTCCAGCCCGGTACGCCCCTGGGACTGGAGGCGCTGTCGAGCGGCAGCAACGCCTTCACCATCCGCGCGACGACGGACTCCGAGGGCCTCTTCTTTCCGAAGGACGCTGTCGCGAGCCTGCTGCACGCGCCCACCGGCGTGCAGGAGCGGCCCCGTCCGCCAGCGGAGGTCATCGCCTTCGAGAGCAACGTGCGCGGCGCGCCCCTGGCCTCCCTCATCGAGCTGGTGGCGAAGGTCATCCACCGCGACTTCGGCGACCGCGTGCTGCTGCTCCGGAGCGCACCGGGCGGGCATGACGCGCCCGTCACGAAGGGGGCGGATGGCGTCCTGCGCGCCACGCTGCCTCCAGCTGAAGCTGGCGGTCCCGGCCTGCTGACCCCATCGGTGCTCCAGCGGCTCACGGCCGAGCACGGCCTCCACTACGTCCTGCTCGACGGCTGCGGCGTGGCGGACGTCGGGATGACAGGCAAGACGGCGCGGCTGGTGACGACGCTGGACGCGCGGCAGACGTCGGCTCCTCGCGTGCTTCCCACCGTGGTGGTGGACCCCCGCCGTGCGTCACGCGAATCAGCGCTGAGTGGCCAGTCCCTGCATCCCCAGTGGCTGCCGCCCTGCCCCTTGCGGTTGAGCCTGGACAGGATGGCGCGGGTGCTCGTGGATGACCGACCGCTGGACACCACGATGCTGAGCCCCGCCGAGCAGGACGCCCTCTCCCGCTGGGCCCGAGCCCTCACCCACCGGCGCGTGGGCCTGGCGCTCAGTGGCGGTGGCGTGTGGGGCTTCTACCACGTCCACATCCTGCGCTGGCTGGTGAGCCAGGGCGTGCCCATCGACATCGTCAGCGGCGCCAGCATGGGCTCGCTGGTGGGCGCGTACTTCTGTGGCAGCGCGCTGGATGGGCACGACGGACTGGAAGGACTGCGACGGCTGGAGGAGCGGGCCATGAGCCGGCAACTCACCCTGGCCGCCACGGCCGCCATCGTGACCACGTATTCGCTGGAGCGCTTCGTGGAGCAGGACCTGGGCCGGCTCTGCCTGGAGGAGCTGGCCATCCGCTTCCTGCCTGTCACGACGGACCTGACCAGCGGAGACTGCGTGGCGCTGGAGCAGGGGCCGGTGGCCCTGGGGGTGCGCGCCAGCGGCTCGGCGCCGGGTATCTGGGGCCCCACGGTGGTGCCTCCCGCGCGGTACGTGGACGGGGCCTTCACCAGCATGGTTCCCGCGCACGTGCTGTTGAATGCGGGCGCGGACGTCATCTTCTCCAGCAACATCTTCCCCTTCGGCGTCCGGCATGCGTCCCCTCAGCGGCGGTCCGGCCTGGGGCGCTTCCTGGCGGGACTCAATCCGGTGGCCCGCGCGCTGGACCTGGCGGCCAGTGGCGTGCTGCTATTGCACCGCAGTGGTGACGTGGAGAGCCTGCTCGCGGACGTCCGCTACGACATCCAATCCGCGGAGGCACCGCTGCTGACCGCCATGGAGTTCACCAAGGCCCGGGACATCCTCGGACGGGCGGCGGCGGATGCGTCGCTCGCGAAGCGGCTGGAGGAGATGAAGCAGCACTGGCTCCAGGTCAAGGCCCGGGGTGCCCGTGCCCACGCGCATCCAGGAGGACAGCAAGCCGCATGA
- a CDS encoding exopolysaccharide biosynthesis protein: protein MSTPSPTPSSSTGFSDTQAQLSATLRALSARLPESLTVRELMQACGEQGLLLFCCILTFPFLLPVSIPGVSTVFGLLIVLIGVGVTFNRTPWLPRKLLDKPLLRTNLAPALDKGADVFTKYVDKMSKPRLLALTHGSSTNRFNGFMLFFAGVLLMMPFGLIPFSNTLPALAALFFAIGILQRDGYFILMGHGMTVGSLTYFIVIIYGAVQGGRSLASVFGGG, encoded by the coding sequence ATGTCGACGCCTTCGCCCACCCCCTCTTCGTCCACGGGTTTCTCGGACACCCAGGCCCAGCTCTCCGCCACCCTCCGCGCGCTGTCCGCGCGGTTGCCCGAATCCCTGACGGTGCGGGAGCTGATGCAGGCGTGTGGTGAGCAAGGCCTGCTGCTCTTCTGCTGCATCCTGACCTTCCCCTTCCTGCTGCCCGTGTCGATTCCGGGCGTGTCCACGGTGTTCGGCCTGCTCATCGTCCTCATCGGCGTGGGCGTGACGTTCAACCGGACGCCCTGGCTGCCCCGGAAGCTGCTGGACAAGCCGCTGCTGCGCACCAACCTGGCCCCGGCGTTGGACAAGGGCGCGGACGTCTTCACCAAGTACGTGGACAAGATGAGCAAGCCGCGGCTGCTGGCGCTCACGCACGGCTCCAGCACGAACCGCTTCAACGGCTTCATGCTCTTCTTCGCGGGCGTGCTGCTGATGATGCCGTTCGGCCTGATTCCCTTCAGCAACACGTTGCCCGCGCTGGCCGCGCTCTTCTTCGCCATCGGCATCCTGCAGCGCGACGGCTACTTCATCCTCATGGGGCATGGGATGACGGTGGGGTCGCTCACCTACTTCATCGTCATCATCTACGGCGCCGTGCAGGGGGGGCGCAGCCTGGCCAGTGTCTTCGGCGGGGGCTGA
- a CDS encoding serine/threonine-protein kinase, with amino-acid sequence MSRGLRCVWNQSYRHQGFPLSSGAGGPPLMRQFPHETRHRPEDATRRHAEGEVVGGRYRILDFLGRGGAGTVWRAQDLLAGPVAVKRLHQTLEDLARLPRLPEGEYTPSSIARHELALSLAHEFQTLASLRHPHVISVLDYGFDAEHRPYLAMDLLEDARHLVQAGTGQPLRVQVGLLVQTLMALAYLHRRGIIHRDLKPANVLVAHGQVKVLDFGLAVGREHVHHAQPGGTPGYLAPELFEEQPPSEVTDLFSVGAMASQMMFGRLPHAGQVPSPPDFPPELKAVLERLVSPDPKLRPRSADAVIAELCAATGEPVPPESAATRESFLQAARYVGRVAEQARLSTVLESAMVGRGGAWLVGGESGVGKSRLLEELRALALVKGAVVLRGQGVAAGGSPYQEWRPVLRWLAILTTLSEREASILKPLVPDIEALLGHPVADPAEVGADVVQARLLQVVEDVFARLTQPVVVVLEDLHWAGDESLHLLSRLATRALALRLLLIGSFRDDEAPSLPAALPGLPLLRLPRLDAQEVSILSESMMGAPGARPHLVDLLLRETEGNPFFLVEVVRALAEEAGGLDRLGDMALPERVFAGGVRRLVQRRLEKVPVPSRELLQVAAIVGRQVDVPLLQQAAPDVDVEHWLTDCAAAAVLDVADGRWRFAHDKLREGVLDDLPVDARPALHRRAALAMEAAHGQRAEWTAALTYHWGMAGDALREARYAQRAGEDALRVGACREALPFLTRALTRVTEVGGDAMTLGHLEALLAETRFQLGELQSFREHAERALRHFGWPVPSSRMGWALGTLGQGLLRLAQSSRPEDYDEETEERRRVRRVAGRLLMRLLDAFIYAHQALPVLWSGLRALNLCEPAGASPELARGYTSMAVVAGTLPIRSVAETWSRRALEVAERVGNPADLAFVLCRNAVYGAYVARWAEAEAWLERAIGIVDSVGDVRLAEECRALLTVVSCYQGKFARGLPLMAWLEHSARRRGALQTEHWALHYQAHIHLRLGDYAKARAALAQTLAWTEAQGGQTDRIIVEGTLALLRLREGDAEGARAAAEQALARMSSGKPVAHFVYFGVMSVAEVLLTLWERGTDASLVASAKAARREAEVFAKVFPFGEAAARLWRGREAWLDGDATRAFEAWRRCIAVASRKGQSFEEAHARLALARHLPSEDPARCVHQQRAVESFTRLGMRDEQARAEAHARS; translated from the coding sequence GTGAGCCGGGGATTACGGTGCGTCTGGAATCAGTCCTACCGCCACCAGGGGTTCCCGTTATCATCGGGGGCGGGCGGCCCCCCTCTGATGCGGCAATTTCCTCATGAAACCCGGCACCGGCCGGAGGATGCGACGCGTCGCCACGCGGAAGGCGAGGTCGTGGGCGGGCGCTACCGCATCCTCGACTTCCTGGGCCGGGGCGGTGCGGGCACGGTGTGGCGCGCGCAGGACCTGCTGGCGGGCCCCGTCGCGGTGAAGCGGCTGCACCAGACGCTGGAGGACCTGGCGCGGCTGCCTCGGCTGCCCGAGGGCGAGTACACGCCGTCTTCCATCGCCCGGCATGAGCTGGCGCTGTCGCTGGCGCACGAGTTCCAGACGCTCGCCTCGCTGCGCCATCCGCATGTCATCAGCGTGCTGGACTACGGCTTCGACGCCGAGCACCGGCCCTATCTGGCCATGGACCTGCTGGAGGACGCTCGGCACCTGGTGCAGGCGGGCACGGGGCAGCCGTTGCGTGTGCAGGTGGGGCTGCTGGTGCAGACGCTGATGGCGCTCGCGTACCTGCACCGGCGCGGCATCATCCACCGCGACCTCAAGCCCGCCAACGTGCTGGTGGCCCACGGGCAGGTGAAGGTGTTGGACTTCGGCCTGGCGGTGGGTCGCGAGCACGTCCACCACGCGCAGCCGGGCGGCACGCCGGGCTACCTCGCGCCGGAGCTGTTCGAGGAGCAGCCGCCCTCGGAGGTGACGGACCTCTTCAGCGTGGGCGCCATGGCCAGCCAGATGATGTTCGGCCGGCTGCCGCATGCCGGACAGGTGCCCTCGCCGCCGGACTTCCCGCCCGAGCTGAAGGCCGTGCTGGAGCGGCTGGTGTCACCGGACCCGAAGCTGCGGCCCCGCAGCGCGGACGCGGTGATTGCCGAGCTCTGCGCCGCCACCGGTGAGCCGGTGCCGCCCGAGTCCGCCGCCACGCGCGAGAGCTTCCTCCAGGCCGCGCGCTACGTGGGCCGGGTGGCGGAGCAGGCGCGGCTGTCCACCGTGCTGGAGTCGGCGATGGTGGGCCGCGGCGGCGCGTGGCTGGTGGGTGGGGAGAGCGGCGTGGGCAAGTCGCGGCTCCTGGAGGAGCTGCGTGCGCTGGCGCTGGTGAAGGGCGCGGTGGTGCTGCGGGGCCAGGGCGTGGCGGCGGGCGGCAGTCCGTACCAGGAATGGCGCCCGGTGCTGCGCTGGCTGGCCATCCTCACCACGCTGAGCGAGCGCGAGGCCAGCATCCTCAAGCCGCTGGTGCCGGACATCGAGGCGTTGTTGGGGCACCCCGTCGCGGACCCCGCCGAAGTGGGCGCGGACGTGGTGCAGGCGCGGCTGCTCCAGGTGGTGGAGGACGTGTTCGCGCGGCTGACCCAGCCCGTGGTGGTGGTGCTGGAGGACCTGCACTGGGCGGGCGATGAGTCGCTGCATCTGCTCTCTCGGCTCGCCACCCGGGCGTTGGCGCTGCGCCTGTTGCTCATCGGCAGCTTCCGTGACGATGAGGCGCCTTCGCTTCCCGCGGCGCTGCCGGGCCTGCCGCTGCTGCGGCTGCCGCGGCTGGACGCTCAGGAGGTCTCCATCCTCAGTGAGTCCATGATGGGGGCACCCGGAGCCCGGCCCCACCTGGTGGACCTGCTGCTGCGCGAGACGGAGGGCAATCCCTTCTTCCTCGTGGAGGTGGTGCGGGCGCTGGCGGAGGAGGCGGGAGGGCTGGACCGGCTTGGCGACATGGCACTGCCGGAGCGAGTCTTCGCTGGTGGCGTGCGCAGGCTGGTGCAGCGGCGGCTGGAGAAGGTGCCGGTTCCTTCGCGGGAGCTGCTGCAGGTGGCCGCCATCGTCGGGCGGCAGGTGGATGTGCCGCTGCTCCAACAGGCCGCGCCGGATGTGGACGTGGAGCACTGGCTGACGGACTGCGCGGCGGCGGCGGTGCTGGACGTGGCGGATGGGCGCTGGCGCTTCGCGCACGACAAGCTGCGCGAAGGGGTGCTGGATGATTTGCCCGTGGATGCGCGGCCCGCGCTGCACCGGCGCGCCGCGCTGGCGATGGAGGCGGCGCATGGGCAGCGGGCGGAGTGGACGGCGGCGCTCACCTACCACTGGGGCATGGCCGGGGACGCGCTGCGTGAGGCTCGCTATGCGCAGCGCGCGGGCGAGGATGCCCTTCGCGTGGGCGCCTGCCGCGAAGCACTGCCTTTCCTCACCCGGGCGCTGACGCGGGTGACCGAAGTGGGCGGCGACGCCATGACGTTGGGGCACCTGGAGGCACTCCTGGCGGAGACGCGCTTCCAGTTGGGGGAGCTCCAGTCCTTCCGTGAGCATGCGGAGCGTGCGCTGCGGCACTTCGGCTGGCCCGTGCCATCCAGCCGCATGGGCTGGGCGCTGGGGACGCTTGGGCAGGGCCTGCTGCGGTTGGCGCAGAGCTCCCGGCCGGAGGACTACGACGAGGAGACGGAGGAGCGGCGGCGGGTGCGGCGCGTGGCGGGTCGGCTGTTGATGCGGCTGCTCGATGCGTTCATCTATGCGCACCAGGCGCTGCCCGTCCTCTGGTCCGGCCTTCGCGCGTTGAACCTGTGCGAGCCGGCGGGCGCGTCGCCGGAGCTGGCGCGGGGCTACACGAGCATGGCGGTGGTGGCGGGCACGCTGCCCATCCGGTCGGTGGCGGAGACGTGGTCCCGCCGCGCGTTGGAGGTGGCCGAGCGCGTGGGCAACCCCGCGGACCTGGCCTTCGTGCTGTGCCGCAACGCCGTGTATGGCGCGTACGTGGCGCGGTGGGCGGAGGCCGAGGCGTGGCTGGAGCGGGCCATTGGCATCGTCGACTCGGTGGGCGACGTGCGATTGGCGGAGGAGTGCCGCGCGCTGCTGACGGTGGTGTCGTGCTACCAGGGGAAGTTCGCGCGAGGACTGCCGCTGATGGCCTGGCTGGAGCACTCGGCGCGGCGGCGCGGGGCGCTCCAGACGGAGCACTGGGCGTTGCACTACCAGGCGCACATCCATTTGCGGCTGGGCGACTACGCGAAGGCTCGCGCCGCGCTGGCCCAGACGCTGGCGTGGACGGAGGCGCAGGGCGGGCAGACGGACCGCATCATCGTGGAGGGGACGCTGGCGCTGTTGCGGCTGCGTGAAGGTGACGCGGAAGGGGCACGGGCCGCGGCGGAGCAGGCGCTGGCGAGAATGTCGTCCGGCAAGCCAGTGGCGCACTTCGTCTACTTCGGCGTGATGTCGGTGGCGGAGGTGCTCCTGACGCTGTGGGAGCGGGGCACGGATGCCTCGCTGGTGGCGAGCGCCAAGGCGGCGCGCCGGGAGGCGGAGGTCTTCGCCAAGGTGTTCCCCTTTGGAGAGGCCGCGGCGCGCTTGTGGCGTGGGCGGGAGGCCTGGCTGGATGGCGACGCCACGCGGGCCTTCGAGGCGTGGCGACGGTGTATCGCTGTCGCATCGAGAAAGGGACAATCCTTCGAGGAGGCCCACGCGCGGCTGGCGCTGGCCAGGCACTTGCCATCGGAGGACCCGGCGCGGTGTGTCCATCAGCAGCGCGCGGTGGAGTCGTTCACCCGGCTGGGCATGCGGGATGAGCAGGCCCGCGCGGAGGCGCACGCGCGTTCATGA
- a CDS encoding lysophospholipid acyltransferase family protein: MKQAGGWPLTAWLTTFRLLRRYHRYEVVNLEPLLRPGAKLIVGYHGRPLAVDLCMLTVTLHERLGYLPHGVAHGAFNSIPGMRTVADGLGFVTGDDPRLAEAVARGEHVLLQPGGTREGCRDFRHRYRVDWGERMGYLRLAVRYRLPIVPVGGSGMDDAYVGLNDGYALGQRMGMPARLPLWLGVGATGLWPLSLPFPVKMTQWVGEPLTRHLEPNFDAGNRDAMRAVHQEVADAVQGLLDRARDVDKGSTRKAVQ; this comes from the coding sequence ATGAAACAGGCGGGCGGTTGGCCCCTGACGGCATGGCTGACCACGTTCCGGCTGCTGCGCCGGTATCACCGCTACGAGGTGGTGAACCTGGAGCCGCTGCTCCGTCCCGGCGCGAAGCTCATCGTCGGTTACCACGGGCGGCCCCTGGCCGTGGACCTGTGCATGCTGACGGTGACGCTCCACGAACGCCTGGGCTATCTGCCGCACGGCGTGGCGCACGGCGCGTTCAATTCAATTCCGGGCATGCGCACGGTGGCGGACGGGCTGGGCTTCGTCACGGGGGATGACCCGCGGCTGGCGGAGGCGGTGGCGCGCGGCGAGCACGTGTTGTTGCAGCCAGGAGGCACGCGCGAGGGCTGCCGTGACTTCCGCCACCGCTACCGCGTCGACTGGGGCGAGCGCATGGGCTACCTGCGCCTGGCGGTGCGCTACCGGCTGCCGATTGTCCCCGTGGGCGGCAGCGGCATGGACGACGCGTACGTGGGCCTCAACGACGGGTACGCGCTCGGCCAACGGATGGGGATGCCCGCGCGGCTGCCGCTGTGGCTGGGCGTGGGCGCCACGGGCCTGTGGCCCTTGTCGCTTCCCTTCCCCGTGAAGATGACGCAGTGGGTGGGCGAGCCGCTGACGCGCCACCTGGAGCCAAACTTCGACGCGGGCAACCGGGACGCGATGCGAGCGGTGCATCAGGAAGTGGCGGACGCGGTGCAGGGGCTGCTCGACAGGGCTCGCGACGTGGACAAGGGCAGCACACGGAAGGCGGTGCAATGA
- a CDS encoding DUF2378 family protein has translation MENPEPLVFQQSFQGLLRALGDDLDDACVGRLREVGLDARGSLALAYPLKIWVAALKVAAATLAPEAPLDEAAAVVGRRFVEGFSSTLIGNALLGTVRLLGPQRMLARMTRNLRTGTNYLETHMEQLGPTRYELTCRPVVVAGFYVGLFLAGLEASGAKHPSVQIVRREGEEAVYDIAWS, from the coding sequence TTGGAAAATCCCGAACCCCTTGTATTCCAGCAGAGCTTCCAGGGACTGCTTCGCGCCCTGGGCGATGACCTGGATGACGCGTGTGTAGGCCGGCTGCGCGAGGTGGGCCTCGACGCCCGGGGCTCACTGGCCCTGGCCTATCCCTTGAAAATCTGGGTGGCCGCGCTGAAGGTCGCGGCGGCCACGCTGGCACCGGAGGCGCCGTTGGACGAGGCCGCCGCGGTGGTGGGGCGGCGCTTCGTGGAGGGCTTCAGCTCCACGCTCATCGGCAACGCGCTGCTAGGCACCGTGCGGCTCCTGGGGCCGCAGCGCATGCTGGCGCGGATGACGCGCAACCTGCGCACGGGCACCAACTATCTGGAGACGCACATGGAGCAGCTGGGGCCCACCCGGTATGAGCTGACCTGCCGGCCCGTGGTGGTGGCGGGCTTCTACGTGGGGCTCTTCCTGGCGGGGCTGGAGGCCAGCGGGGCCAAACACCCCTCGGTCCAGATTGTCCGGAGGGAGGGCGAGGAAGCGGTGTACGACATCGCTTGGAGCTGA
- a CDS encoding methyltransferase domain-containing protein, whose amino-acid sequence MNGVSVRDVALLSCPACGGALVFHGLEADGCIRDGWLRCGGCGEAWSVARGMARLYREDAVRGTDRLMRVIYDGLPVLHDPLTTLLTPLFQSVSEARMRAGYMRRVELGALTPHEDGSPVRVLEVGVGSGANLPLLRDGLPPGLDVDVWGVDLSGGMLKHCKRRLRSGGYAGVRLMMADAHALPFPDASFDRVFHVGGIGGYRAPERALAEMARVAKPSTPLVVVDEQMDPAFRPSLFQRAAFRAMTFYSWEPRCPRELLPPGAFDVTEEQVAPFYYCLSFRMPEQDARA is encoded by the coding sequence ATGAACGGTGTGAGTGTCCGGGACGTGGCGTTGCTGTCGTGCCCGGCCTGTGGTGGGGCGCTGGTGTTCCACGGGCTCGAGGCGGATGGCTGCATCCGCGACGGGTGGCTGCGCTGCGGTGGATGCGGCGAGGCGTGGAGCGTGGCGCGGGGCATGGCGCGGCTGTATCGCGAGGACGCGGTGCGCGGTACGGACCGGCTGATGCGCGTCATCTACGATGGGCTCCCGGTGCTGCATGACCCGCTGACGACGCTGCTGACGCCGCTGTTTCAATCCGTTTCGGAAGCGCGGATGCGCGCGGGGTACATGCGCCGTGTGGAGCTCGGCGCGCTGACGCCGCACGAGGACGGCAGCCCGGTGCGGGTGCTGGAGGTGGGCGTGGGCTCGGGGGCGAACCTGCCGCTCCTGCGTGATGGCTTGCCGCCGGGGCTCGACGTGGACGTGTGGGGCGTGGACCTGAGCGGGGGCATGCTCAAGCACTGCAAGCGGCGGCTGCGGTCTGGAGGTTATGCGGGCGTGCGGCTGATGATGGCGGATGCGCACGCGCTGCCGTTCCCGGATGCGTCGTTCGACCGGGTGTTTCACGTGGGCGGCATTGGCGGCTACCGGGCACCCGAGCGGGCTTTGGCGGAGATGGCGCGCGTGGCGAAGCCGAGCACGCCGCTGGTGGTCGTGGACGAGCAGATGGACCCGGCCTTCCGGCCCTCGCTGTTCCAGCGCGCCGCGTTCCGCGCGATGACGTTCTACTCGTGGGAGCCACGCTGCCCCCGGGAGCTGCTGCCTCCGGGAGCGTTCGACGTCACCGAGGAGCAGGTGGCGCCGTTTTATTACTGTCTGTCGTTCCGGATGCCGGAGCAAGACGCACGGGCCTGA
- a CDS encoding 3-oxoacyl-ACP synthase III family protein yields the protein MIPVRILGTASVLPGPAVTTAELCARVGRDAAEVERKTGILTRHFAPPGTKAADVAAQALRGALDAAGLEARALRRILCVTSMGGDVTTPATANRVAAALGLSGSCDAMDLSNACMGFLSAFDLAARSVATGLGPVGIVSVELLSRTTTPEEPRPYLVLGDAAAAAVMGTGRSGEGVLGVALGNDGTLPTDVVLENPTATGKLERMRFLTPSQEMTRVALGALVRAARAALDEAGVALRDVEWVLTHQPNGSMLEAILQALEVSPERSVRVVDTVGSVGSASLGTSLDRLLRTRPVKPGHRILLVGVGAGVAHGAVLYQVGG from the coding sequence ATGATTCCCGTTCGCATCCTGGGCACCGCCAGTGTCCTTCCCGGCCCCGCAGTGACGACCGCGGAGCTGTGCGCGCGCGTGGGACGTGACGCCGCGGAGGTGGAACGGAAGACAGGCATCCTCACCCGCCACTTCGCGCCACCAGGGACGAAGGCCGCGGACGTGGCGGCACAGGCGCTGCGGGGCGCGCTGGACGCGGCGGGGCTGGAGGCCCGGGCCCTGCGCCGAATCCTCTGCGTCACCTCCATGGGCGGCGACGTCACCACGCCCGCCACCGCCAACCGCGTGGCCGCGGCGCTGGGCCTGTCGGGAAGCTGCGACGCGATGGACCTGAGCAACGCCTGCATGGGCTTCCTGAGCGCCTTCGACCTGGCGGCCCGCTCGGTGGCCACGGGGCTGGGGCCGGTGGGCATCGTGTCGGTGGAACTGCTGTCGCGCACCACCACGCCCGAGGAGCCCCGCCCCTACCTGGTGCTGGGCGACGCCGCCGCCGCCGCCGTGATGGGCACGGGCCGTTCGGGAGAAGGCGTCCTGGGCGTGGCCCTGGGCAATGACGGCACGCTGCCCACGGACGTGGTGCTGGAGAACCCGACGGCCACCGGCAAGCTGGAGCGGATGCGCTTCCTGACGCCCAGCCAGGAGATGACCCGCGTCGCGCTGGGCGCGCTGGTACGGGCGGCGCGCGCGGCGTTGGACGAGGCGGGCGTGGCCCTTCGCGACGTCGAGTGGGTGCTCACGCACCAGCCGAATGGCAGCATGCTGGAGGCCATCCTCCAGGCGCTGGAGGTGTCACCGGAACGCAGCGTGCGCGTGGTGGACACGGTGGGCAGCGTGGGCTCGGCCTCGCTGGGCACCAGTCTGGACCGGCTGCTGCGCACGCGTCCGGTGAAGCCAGGGCACCGCATCCTCCTGGTGGGCGTGGGCGCGGGCGTGGCCCACGGCGCGGTGCTGTACCAGGTGGGCGGATGA